The genome window GAAACGAGCCGCACAGCGTAAACGTGCGCCGCCGCCGTGGCGAGCGGCGCGGCGCGCCTCAACGCTTGCTGGAAAACAGCCGCAACAGCGCGAGCAGGGCGATGGCGCCGAGCAGTGCGCCGAGGAAGCCGGCCGGCTCGCCGCGGCTGTACCAGCCCATGTAGTGGCCGAACCAGCCGGCCAGCAGCGCACCGGCGATGCCCAGCAGCACCGTGAACAGGCAGCCGGAACGTCCGCTGCTGGGGCCGAGGAAGCGCGCCAGCAGGCCGACCACGAAGCCCACCAGGATGATGTAGAGCCAGCTGTCGCTGCCGAACAGAGTGTGCATGGAGAGCGTTCCGGACACGGAGGGGGATCAGCGTCGGATCGTGCCAGATCGACCGTGCTGGCGTCGATGCTTGCGCGCGCGGCGCAGGCGGCACGGCCGATGCAAGGCCGGCCGCGCCACGTAGCGATGACACTATCGGAAAGGCGCCGCGTCGGAGCCGACGCCTCTCCCACCGCAAACAGGGGGGCGAATCAGGTACTCAGGAAACCGGCTTCGCCAATCCCCAATCCCCAATCCCGACTCCCGGCCCCTCAACAGCAGCCATGCCCGCCATGCTGCTCGCCGCCGGCCACCGCCGCGCTGCCGGTGGTCTCGCCGCGCAGGCTGGCGGCATGGTGGGCCGCGATCACCCGCGACACGCAGGCGGTGACCCGCTTGCCCATCGGGATGTGCAGGAACTCGTTGGGGCCGTGCGCGTTGGAATGCGGGCCGAGCACGCCGGTGATCATGAACTGCGCGCCGGGGAACTTCTCGCCGAGCATGCCCATGAACGGGATCGAGCCGCCTTCGCCCATGTACATCGCCGGCTTGCCGAATGCGGCCTGCGAGGCCGATTCGATCGCATCGGTCAGCCACGGCGACTGCGCCGGCGCGTTCCAGCCGGAAGAGGACTTCTCCAGCGCCAGCGACACCTCGGCGCCATACGGCGGGTCGCGCAGCAGCACCTCCTTCAGCAACTCGCCGGCGCGCTTGCCATCCAGCGTCGGCGGCAGGCGCAGCGACAGCTTCACCGCGGTCTCCGGGCGCAGCACGTTGCCGGCCGAGGCCAGCGGCGGCAGCCCGTCGGCACCGGTCACCGACAGCGCCGGGCGCCAGGTGCGGTTGAGCACCAGCTCCGGCAGATCCTCGTGCATCGGCCGCATGCCGGGCAGGAACGGGAACTTGTTGTAGACCTCGTCACCCAGCACCTCGGCGACCTTGCGCGCCTGCGCCAGCCGCTCCTCCGGGATGTCAGCGTACAGGCCGTCGACCTTGATCTTGCCGGTGGCCTCGTCCTCCAGCCGCGACAGCAGGTCGCGCAGGATGCGGAAGCTCGACGGCACCACGCCGGAGGCATCGCCCGAATGCACGCCTTCGCTGAGCACCTTGACGCTGAAGTTGCCGCCGGCCAGGCCGCGCAGCGAGGTCGTGCACCACAGCTGTTCGTAGTTGCCGCAGCCCGAATCCAGGCACACCACCAGCGACGGCTTGCCGATCCGCGCCGCCAGGTGGTCGACATAGGCG of Xanthomonas sacchari contains these proteins:
- a CDS encoding GlsB/YeaQ/YmgE family stress response membrane protein yields the protein MHTLFGSDSWLYIILVGFVVGLLARFLGPSSGRSGCLFTVLLGIAGALLAGWFGHYMGWYSRGEPAGFLGALLGAIALLALLRLFSSKR
- a CDS encoding M20 family metallopeptidase, producing MDSAKIDRFLSEKWDDDIVPQLVDYIRIPNKSPMFDADWVAHGYMADAVALMERWARAQAIPGLQVEVVQLEGRTPLIYLEVPASSEATGEDTVLLYGHLDKQPEMTGWDADLGPWTPVLKGDRLYGRGGADDGYALFGSLAAIQALQDQGIPHARCVVLIEACEESGSYDLPAYVDHLAARIGKPSLVVCLDSGCGNYEQLWCTTSLRGLAGGNFSVKVLSEGVHSGDASGVVPSSFRILRDLLSRLEDEATGKIKVDGLYADIPEERLAQARKVAEVLGDEVYNKFPFLPGMRPMHEDLPELVLNRTWRPALSVTGADGLPPLASAGNVLRPETAVKLSLRLPPTLDGKRAGELLKEVLLRDPPYGAEVSLALEKSSSGWNAPAQSPWLTDAIESASQAAFGKPAMYMGEGGSIPFMGMLGEKFPGAQFMITGVLGPHSNAHGPNEFLHIPMGKRVTACVSRVIAAHHAASLRGETTGSAAVAGGEQHGGHGCC